From a region of the Ovis aries strain OAR_USU_Benz2616 breed Rambouillet chromosome 2, ARS-UI_Ramb_v3.0, whole genome shotgun sequence genome:
- the SYTL1 gene encoding synaptotagmin-like protein 1 isoform X3 translates to MPQRRHPAPEELWSLPGLLMAREPEPEADGLLDLSFLTEEEQEAIAEVLKRDARLRQLEEGRISKLRASLADPGQLKILTGDWFQEARSQRHHHAHFGSDLVRASIRRKKGCRGDQAGGSEGEAEAAGKETEEALEPRLSVDEGPQERFSEAEGLDVPSPCVSINPSEQEEEPQAQEDEREAPGLRHPPVVAGEEADPEMQQPSMGEVEPQTPPAQTQAASEMLENGEETPGPDPSFDRMLSSSSSMSSLNSSTLSGSQISLSGEPEAGAVQVRGSVHFALRYEPGAAELRVHVIQCQGLAAARRRRSDPYVKSYLLPDKQSKRKTTVKKRNLNPVFNEILRYSVPQTELRGRVLSLSVWHHESLGRNIFLGEVEVPLDTWDWDSEPTWLPLQPRVPPSPDDLPSRGLLSLSLKYVPAGSEGPGLPPSGELHFWVKEIQDLIPLRSGSPDTFVQCSVLPDDSRASRQKTRVVRRSLNPMFNHTMVYDGFGPADLRQACAELSLWDHGALGSRQLGGTRLSLGTGSSYGLQVPWMDSTREERQLWQTLLERPCEWVDGLLPLRTNLAPRT, encoded by the exons ATGCCCCAGAGGCGCCACCCAGCTCCAGAGGAGCTCTGGTCCCTGCCTGGCCTCCTCATGGCACGTGAGCCAGAGCCCGAGGCTGATGGACTCCTGGATCTCAGCTTCCTgacagaggaggagcaggaggccaTTGCCGAGGTCCTGAAGCGAGATGCCCGCCTGCGCCAGCTGGAGGAGGGACGGATCAG CAAGCTCCGGGCATCACTGGCAGACCCTGGGCAGCTGAAGATCCTAACTGGGGACTGGTTCCAGGAAGCACGCTCCCAGCGGCACCACCATGCCCACTTTGGCTCTGACCTGGTCCGAGCTTCTATCCGCAGAAAGAAGGGCTGCAGGG GAGACCAGGCTGGAGGCAGCGAGGGGGAGGCCGAGGCTGCagggaaagaaactgaagaggcCCTGGAGCCCAG gctCTCTGTAGACGAGGGCCCCCAAGAGAGGTTCAGCGAGGCTGAG GGACTGGATGTCCCCTCACCATGTGTCTCCATAAATCCttcagagcaggaggaggagccccAAGCCCAAGAAGATGAGCGGGAAG cccctggcctgAGGCACCCTCCGGTCGTCGCCGGCGAGGAGGCGGACCCGGAGATGCAGCAGCCGTCGATGGGAGAGGTGGAGCCGCAGACCCCGCCTGCCCAG ACCCAGGCGGCGTCTGAGATGCTGGAGAATGGGGAGGAGACCCCGGGGCCCGACCCCTCGTTCGACCGCATGCTCAGCAGCAGCTCTTCCATGTCCAGCCTCAACTCCTCCACG CTGAGCGGCAGCCAGATAAGCCTGTCCGGGGAGCCGGAGGCGGGCGCGGTGCAGGTGCGCGGCTCCGTGCACTTCGCTCTGCGCTACGAGCCGGGAGCCGCCGAGCTGCGCGTGCACGTGATCCAGTGCCAGGGCCTGGCCGCCGCACGGCGCCGCCGCTCCGACCC CTACGTCAAAAGCTACCTCCTCCCGGATAAGCAGAGCAAGCGCAAGACAACAGTGAAGAAAAGGAATCTGAACCCCGTCTTCAACGAGATTCTCCGG TACTCTGTCCCGCAGACGGAGCTCCGGGGCCGCGTGTTGAGCCTGTCCGTGTGGCACCACGAAAGCCTGGGTCGCAACATCTTTCTGGGCGAAGTCGAAGTGCCCCTGGACACGTGGGACTGGGACTCcgagcccacctggctccccctgCAGCCCCGA GTCCCGCCCTCTCCCGACGACCTTCCCAGCCGCGGGCTGCTCTCTCTGTCCCTCAAGTACGTCCCCGCTGGCTCCGAGG GCCCGGGACTGCCCCCGAGCGGGGAGCTGCACTTCTGGGTGAAGGAGATTCAGGATCTCATCCCTTTGCGGTCAGGGTCCCCGGATACTTTCGTACAATG CTCGGTGCTGCCTGATGACAGCCGGGCCAGCCGCCAGAAGACAAGGGTGGTGCGACGCAGCCTCAACCCCATGTTCAATCACACCATGGTCTATGATGGCTTCGGGCCTGCTGACCTGCGCCAGGCTTGTGCGGAGCTCTCCCTCTGGGACCATGGGGCCCTGGGCAGCCGCCAGCTGGGGGGCACACGCCTCAGCCTGGGCACCG GCAGCAGCTACGGGCTCCAGGTGCCCTGGATGGACTCCACACGTGAGGAGAGGCAGCTGTGGCAAACCCTCCTGGAGCGGCCATGTGAGTGGGTGGATGGCCTTCTGCCCCTCAGAACCAACCTGGCCCCCAGGACATAG
- the SYTL1 gene encoding synaptotagmin-like protein 1 isoform X2 has protein sequence MPQRRHPAPEELWSLPGLLMAREPEPEADGLLDLSFLTEEEQEAIAEVLKRDARLRQLEEGRISKLRASLADPGQLKILTGDWFQEARSQRHHHAHFGSDLVRASIRRKKGCRGERSSPEEAGLMQPRSLGDQAGGSEGEAEAAGKETEEALEPRLSVDEGPQERFSEAEGLDVPSPCVSINPSEQEEEPQAQEDEREAPGLRHPPVVAGEEADPEMQQPSMGEVEPQTPPAQAASEMLENGEETPGPDPSFDRMLSSSSSMSSLNSSTLSGSQISLSGEPEAGAVQVRGSVHFALRYEPGAAELRVHVIQCQGLAAARRRRSDPYVKSYLLPDKQSKRKTTVKKRNLNPVFNEILRYSVPQTELRGRVLSLSVWHHESLGRNIFLGEVEVPLDTWDWDSEPTWLPLQPRVPPSPDDLPSRGLLSLSLKYVPAGSEGPGLPPSGELHFWVKEIQDLIPLRSGSPDTFVQCSVLPDDSRASRQKTRVVRRSLNPMFNHTMVYDGFGPADLRQACAELSLWDHGALGSRQLGGTRLSLGTGSSYGLQVPWMDSTREERQLWQTLLERPCEWVDGLLPLRTNLAPRT, from the exons ATGCCCCAGAGGCGCCACCCAGCTCCAGAGGAGCTCTGGTCCCTGCCTGGCCTCCTCATGGCACGTGAGCCAGAGCCCGAGGCTGATGGACTCCTGGATCTCAGCTTCCTgacagaggaggagcaggaggccaTTGCCGAGGTCCTGAAGCGAGATGCCCGCCTGCGCCAGCTGGAGGAGGGACGGATCAG CAAGCTCCGGGCATCACTGGCAGACCCTGGGCAGCTGAAGATCCTAACTGGGGACTGGTTCCAGGAAGCACGCTCCCAGCGGCACCACCATGCCCACTTTGGCTCTGACCTGGTCCGAGCTTCTATCCGCAGAAAGAAGGGCTGCAGGGGTGAGAGGAGCTCCCCAGAGGAGGCAGGCCTTATGCAGCCCAGGTCACTGG GAGACCAGGCTGGAGGCAGCGAGGGGGAGGCCGAGGCTGCagggaaagaaactgaagaggcCCTGGAGCCCAG gctCTCTGTAGACGAGGGCCCCCAAGAGAGGTTCAGCGAGGCTGAG GGACTGGATGTCCCCTCACCATGTGTCTCCATAAATCCttcagagcaggaggaggagccccAAGCCCAAGAAGATGAGCGGGAAG cccctggcctgAGGCACCCTCCGGTCGTCGCCGGCGAGGAGGCGGACCCGGAGATGCAGCAGCCGTCGATGGGAGAGGTGGAGCCGCAGACCCCGCCTGCCCAG GCGGCGTCTGAGATGCTGGAGAATGGGGAGGAGACCCCGGGGCCCGACCCCTCGTTCGACCGCATGCTCAGCAGCAGCTCTTCCATGTCCAGCCTCAACTCCTCCACG CTGAGCGGCAGCCAGATAAGCCTGTCCGGGGAGCCGGAGGCGGGCGCGGTGCAGGTGCGCGGCTCCGTGCACTTCGCTCTGCGCTACGAGCCGGGAGCCGCCGAGCTGCGCGTGCACGTGATCCAGTGCCAGGGCCTGGCCGCCGCACGGCGCCGCCGCTCCGACCC CTACGTCAAAAGCTACCTCCTCCCGGATAAGCAGAGCAAGCGCAAGACAACAGTGAAGAAAAGGAATCTGAACCCCGTCTTCAACGAGATTCTCCGG TACTCTGTCCCGCAGACGGAGCTCCGGGGCCGCGTGTTGAGCCTGTCCGTGTGGCACCACGAAAGCCTGGGTCGCAACATCTTTCTGGGCGAAGTCGAAGTGCCCCTGGACACGTGGGACTGGGACTCcgagcccacctggctccccctgCAGCCCCGA GTCCCGCCCTCTCCCGACGACCTTCCCAGCCGCGGGCTGCTCTCTCTGTCCCTCAAGTACGTCCCCGCTGGCTCCGAGG GCCCGGGACTGCCCCCGAGCGGGGAGCTGCACTTCTGGGTGAAGGAGATTCAGGATCTCATCCCTTTGCGGTCAGGGTCCCCGGATACTTTCGTACAATG CTCGGTGCTGCCTGATGACAGCCGGGCCAGCCGCCAGAAGACAAGGGTGGTGCGACGCAGCCTCAACCCCATGTTCAATCACACCATGGTCTATGATGGCTTCGGGCCTGCTGACCTGCGCCAGGCTTGTGCGGAGCTCTCCCTCTGGGACCATGGGGCCCTGGGCAGCCGCCAGCTGGGGGGCACACGCCTCAGCCTGGGCACCG GCAGCAGCTACGGGCTCCAGGTGCCCTGGATGGACTCCACACGTGAGGAGAGGCAGCTGTGGCAAACCCTCCTGGAGCGGCCATGTGAGTGGGTGGATGGCCTTCTGCCCCTCAGAACCAACCTGGCCCCCAGGACATAG
- the SYTL1 gene encoding synaptotagmin-like protein 1 isoform X1, whose product MPQRRHPAPEELWSLPGLLMAREPEPEADGLLDLSFLTEEEQEAIAEVLKRDARLRQLEEGRISKLRASLADPGQLKILTGDWFQEARSQRHHHAHFGSDLVRASIRRKKGCRGERSSPEEAGLMQPRSLGDQAGGSEGEAEAAGKETEEALEPRLSVDEGPQERFSEAEGLDVPSPCVSINPSEQEEEPQAQEDEREAPGLRHPPVVAGEEADPEMQQPSMGEVEPQTPPAQTQAASEMLENGEETPGPDPSFDRMLSSSSSMSSLNSSTLSGSQISLSGEPEAGAVQVRGSVHFALRYEPGAAELRVHVIQCQGLAAARRRRSDPYVKSYLLPDKQSKRKTTVKKRNLNPVFNEILRYSVPQTELRGRVLSLSVWHHESLGRNIFLGEVEVPLDTWDWDSEPTWLPLQPRVPPSPDDLPSRGLLSLSLKYVPAGSEGPGLPPSGELHFWVKEIQDLIPLRSGSPDTFVQCSVLPDDSRASRQKTRVVRRSLNPMFNHTMVYDGFGPADLRQACAELSLWDHGALGSRQLGGTRLSLGTGSSYGLQVPWMDSTREERQLWQTLLERPCEWVDGLLPLRTNLAPRT is encoded by the exons ATGCCCCAGAGGCGCCACCCAGCTCCAGAGGAGCTCTGGTCCCTGCCTGGCCTCCTCATGGCACGTGAGCCAGAGCCCGAGGCTGATGGACTCCTGGATCTCAGCTTCCTgacagaggaggagcaggaggccaTTGCCGAGGTCCTGAAGCGAGATGCCCGCCTGCGCCAGCTGGAGGAGGGACGGATCAG CAAGCTCCGGGCATCACTGGCAGACCCTGGGCAGCTGAAGATCCTAACTGGGGACTGGTTCCAGGAAGCACGCTCCCAGCGGCACCACCATGCCCACTTTGGCTCTGACCTGGTCCGAGCTTCTATCCGCAGAAAGAAGGGCTGCAGGGGTGAGAGGAGCTCCCCAGAGGAGGCAGGCCTTATGCAGCCCAGGTCACTGG GAGACCAGGCTGGAGGCAGCGAGGGGGAGGCCGAGGCTGCagggaaagaaactgaagaggcCCTGGAGCCCAG gctCTCTGTAGACGAGGGCCCCCAAGAGAGGTTCAGCGAGGCTGAG GGACTGGATGTCCCCTCACCATGTGTCTCCATAAATCCttcagagcaggaggaggagccccAAGCCCAAGAAGATGAGCGGGAAG cccctggcctgAGGCACCCTCCGGTCGTCGCCGGCGAGGAGGCGGACCCGGAGATGCAGCAGCCGTCGATGGGAGAGGTGGAGCCGCAGACCCCGCCTGCCCAG ACCCAGGCGGCGTCTGAGATGCTGGAGAATGGGGAGGAGACCCCGGGGCCCGACCCCTCGTTCGACCGCATGCTCAGCAGCAGCTCTTCCATGTCCAGCCTCAACTCCTCCACG CTGAGCGGCAGCCAGATAAGCCTGTCCGGGGAGCCGGAGGCGGGCGCGGTGCAGGTGCGCGGCTCCGTGCACTTCGCTCTGCGCTACGAGCCGGGAGCCGCCGAGCTGCGCGTGCACGTGATCCAGTGCCAGGGCCTGGCCGCCGCACGGCGCCGCCGCTCCGACCC CTACGTCAAAAGCTACCTCCTCCCGGATAAGCAGAGCAAGCGCAAGACAACAGTGAAGAAAAGGAATCTGAACCCCGTCTTCAACGAGATTCTCCGG TACTCTGTCCCGCAGACGGAGCTCCGGGGCCGCGTGTTGAGCCTGTCCGTGTGGCACCACGAAAGCCTGGGTCGCAACATCTTTCTGGGCGAAGTCGAAGTGCCCCTGGACACGTGGGACTGGGACTCcgagcccacctggctccccctgCAGCCCCGA GTCCCGCCCTCTCCCGACGACCTTCCCAGCCGCGGGCTGCTCTCTCTGTCCCTCAAGTACGTCCCCGCTGGCTCCGAGG GCCCGGGACTGCCCCCGAGCGGGGAGCTGCACTTCTGGGTGAAGGAGATTCAGGATCTCATCCCTTTGCGGTCAGGGTCCCCGGATACTTTCGTACAATG CTCGGTGCTGCCTGATGACAGCCGGGCCAGCCGCCAGAAGACAAGGGTGGTGCGACGCAGCCTCAACCCCATGTTCAATCACACCATGGTCTATGATGGCTTCGGGCCTGCTGACCTGCGCCAGGCTTGTGCGGAGCTCTCCCTCTGGGACCATGGGGCCCTGGGCAGCCGCCAGCTGGGGGGCACACGCCTCAGCCTGGGCACCG GCAGCAGCTACGGGCTCCAGGTGCCCTGGATGGACTCCACACGTGAGGAGAGGCAGCTGTGGCAAACCCTCCTGGAGCGGCCATGTGAGTGGGTGGATGGCCTTCTGCCCCTCAGAACCAACCTGGCCCCCAGGACATAG